In Buchnera aphidicola (Eriosoma grossulariae), a genomic segment contains:
- the tusA gene encoding sulfurtransferase TusA, giving the protein MKYNKKINIVGLFCPDPIILIRHTLRKMNKNNILLIIADDPTTKREIPIFCHFIGHQLLKKNIKNIPYQYFIQKR; this is encoded by the coding sequence ATAAAATATAATAAAAAAATCAATATAGTAGGTTTGTTCTGTCCGGATCCTATAATACTTATTCGCCATACTTTAAGAAAAATGAACAAAAATAATATATTACTAATAATAGCTGATGACCCTACAACAAAAAGAGAAATTCCAATATTTTGTCATTTTATTGGACATCAACTATTAAAAAAAAATATTAAAAATATACCATATCAATATTTTATACAAAAACGTTAA
- the asd gene encoding aspartate-semialdehyde dehydrogenase has protein sequence MKKNVGFIGWRGMVGSVLLKRMIEENDITDINLIFFSTSNFGNQAPTINNISYGILKNAYDIDLLMNLDIIITCQGSKYTNDIYFKLKKLDWKGYWIDASSVLRMKSDVIIVLDPVNYNIIIDSINKGIKTFVGGNCTVSLMLMALGGLFQKNLIEWISVSTYQAASGSGSGHMVELLSQMGVLYNSVSTDLKNPFCSVLDMERTVANIIKTDHFPVSKFSVPLATSLIPWIDISMSNGQTKEEWKGEVETNKILGSKKIIPIDGICVRIGSLRCHSQSFTIKLKKNISIIDVKTILKNHNTWVSVVENNYEDTINNLNPLKVSGTLNILVGRIKKMTIGNDYLSVFSVGDQLLWGAAEPLRRILLILKKTI, from the coding sequence ATGAAAAAAAATGTTGGATTTATTGGTTGGCGTGGCATGGTAGGTTCAGTTTTATTAAAAAGAATGATTGAAGAAAATGATATTACTGATATAAATTTAATTTTTTTTTCTACTTCTAATTTTGGTAATCAAGCTCCAACAATTAATAATATTTCGTATGGTATATTAAAAAATGCTTATGATATTGATTTATTAATGAATTTAGATATTATTATTACTTGTCAAGGATCGAAATATACTAATGATATTTATTTTAAATTAAAAAAATTAGATTGGAAAGGATATTGGATTGATGCATCTTCAGTATTACGTATGAAATCTGATGTTATAATTGTATTAGATCCTGTTAATTATAATATAATTATCGATTCTATAAATAAAGGTATCAAAACATTTGTTGGAGGAAATTGTACAGTTAGTTTAATGTTAATGGCTTTAGGTGGATTGTTTCAGAAAAATTTAATTGAATGGATTTCAGTATCGACTTATCAAGCTGCTTCAGGTAGTGGTTCTGGTCATATGGTGGAATTATTATCTCAGATGGGAGTATTGTATAATTCAGTTTCAACAGATTTAAAAAATCCATTTTGTTCTGTTTTAGATATGGAACGTACTGTAGCTAATATTATTAAAACTGATCATTTTCCAGTCAGTAAATTTTCTGTTCCTTTAGCAACTAGTTTAATTCCTTGGATTGATATTAGTATGAGTAATGGTCAAACTAAAGAAGAATGGAAAGGAGAAGTTGAAACTAATAAAATTTTAGGTTCTAAAAAAATTATTCCAATTGATGGAATATGTGTTCGTATAGGATCTTTGCGTTGCCATAGTCAATCATTTACTATTAAATTAAAAAAAAATATTTCTATTATTGATGTAAAAACAATATTAAAAAATCATAATACTTGGGTATCAGTTGTTGAAAATAACTATGAAGATACAATTAATAATTTAAATCCTCTTAAAGTTAGTGGTACTTTAAATATATTGGTAGGTAGAATTAAAAAAATGACTATAGGTAATGATTATTTATCTGTTTTTAGTGTTGGTGACCAATTACTTTGGGGAGCTGCTGAACCATTAAGAAGAATATTATTAATATTAAAAAAAACCATATAA